In one window of Arachis ipaensis cultivar K30076 chromosome B06, Araip1.1, whole genome shotgun sequence DNA:
- the LOC107648581 gene encoding zinc finger BED domain-containing protein RICESLEEPER 2-like isoform X1 — protein MELCDQSVSQPSAKRESEDFTHVAESEEPTCKRCKLTISDCWNFFTKIGVGKDGSERARCNACRREFKVEDRLDGTALLIHHIEQCDEIEVEDARQLVNDTEGQSKYPEIFQLVLRKMAVGMVLESDFPIGAFYRGPFLRWVQYLNPNVMPISSDTIRADVLKIHMREKEKLKQTLASIPNRICLTSYLWTTCTTELYICLSAHFVDSNWKLNSKILDFCYISHPYNGFEISSEIQECLREWGIEKKIFSLTYDNDPDNDGMQENLKTNLSVENWLLCDGEFFNVRCCAHIFNLIVQEGLEACNDVLDKIRESVAYVTASKSRRIEFKKCVGTLGGKATRLELRRDNPTRLNSTYLMLECAVKRQSTFANFQVNDHDFKCCPSVEEWKRAEKMYKFLLPVYDITKLFSDTSYPTSNLYFLQIHQIQLTLQESLNSEDEAIRSVGEKMLREFKTYWEEYSVVLGLSAVLDPRIKLSSLEFLFSKIDHSTSHEKTEHVKRKLYKLFEGYTSNNNIPSTTSNVQSATPTRSHPAPSSSAGLNEMKQRMFGALKHHELALRVGKSQLDVYLDEPNLNFDYYEDLDVLEWWKYTQKRFPELSKMACDLLSIPITNVASKFDFSIGARVLRKYRSSTLSKNHQAFICSRTWLCGFYCKGNFLLIFCYHISICFYLFSVLVIDEDEDLCDCDEDQCEWDCDEDEDEKEDEDEDDDDDDDDGALNG, from the exons atGGAATTGTGTGACCAATCTGTTAGTCAGCCAAGTGCGAAAAGGGAATCTGAAGATTTCACACATGTAGCTGAATCCGAAGAACCTACCTGTAAAAGATGTAAACTAACAATCTCTGATTGTTGGAATTTTTTCACCAAAATTGGTGTTGGAAAGGATGGAAGTGAAAGGGCTAGGTGTAATGCTTGTCGAAGGGAATTTAAAGTTGAGGATCGTTTAGATGGGACCGCGTTATTAATCCACCATATCGAACAATGTGATGAAATTGAAGTTGAAGATGCTCGTCAACTAGTTAATGATACGGAAGGGCAATCAAAGTATCCTGAGATATTCCAATTGGTATTACGTAAGATGGCTGTTGGCATGGTACTTGAGAGTGATTTTCCAATAGGGGCATTTTATCGAGGGCCCTTTCTAAGGTGGGTGCAATATTTGAATCCAAATGTAATGCCCATCTCTAGTGATACTATTAGAGCTGATGTGTTGAAGATTCatatgagagagaaggagaagctTAAACAAACACTAGCAAGTATTCCTAATAGGATTTGTCTAACTTCCTATCTATGGACAACTTGTACTACTGAGCTTTATATATGTTTGAGTGCACATTTTGTTGATTCAAACTGGAAGTTGAATAGCAAAATTCTTGATTTTTGCTACATATCTCATCCTTACAATGGATTTGAAATATCTTCAGAAATTCAAGAATGTTTGAGGGAGTGGGGAATAGAGAAAAAGATTTTTTCTCTCACTTATGACAATGATCCAGACAATGATGGCATGCAAGAAAATCTGAAAACTAATTTGTCTGTGGAAAACTGGTTGTTATGTGACGGAGAGTTTTTTAATGTGAGGTGTTGTGCCCATATTTTTAATCTTATTGTGCAAGAAGGATTGGAAGCATGTAATGATGTATTGGACAAGATTAGGGAAAGTGTTGCATATGTGACGGCATCAAAGAGTAGGAGGATAGAGTTTAAAAAATGTGTTGGAACGCTCGGTGGTAAAGCCACCAGGCTTGAATTACGTCGAGATAATCCTACTAGATTGAATTCAACCTATTTGATGCTTGAATGTGCTGTCAAAAGACAGAGTACATTTGCCAACTTTCAAGTGAACGATCATGATTTTAAGTGCTGTCCTTCTGTGGAAGAGTGGAAAAGAGCCGAAAAGATGTATAAATTCTTACTTCCCGTCTATGACATTACCAAATTGTTTTCCGATACATCATATCCCACTTCCAACTTATACTTTTTACAAATTCACCAAATTCAACTGACCCTGCAAGAAAGTTTAAATAGTGAAGATGAGGCGATAAGGAGTGTGGGAGAAAAAATGCTGAGAGAATTTAAGACATATTGGGAGGAGTATAGTGTTGTGCTTGGACTTTCAGCAGTTCTTGATCCTCGGATTAAGCTTTCTTCTTTGGAGTttctcttttcaaaaattgatcatTCTACAAGTCATGAGAAGACAGAGCATGTGAAAAGAAAGTTGTATAAGCTTTTTGAGGGATATACAAGCAACAACAACATTCCCTCTACTACTTCCAATGTGCAGAGTGCTACTCCAACTCGTTCCCATCCTGCACCATCAAGTTCAGCTGGATTAAATGAAATGAAGCAGAGAATGTTTGGT GCATTGAAACATCATGAACTTGCACTAAGAGTTGGAAAGAGTCAACTTGATGTCTATCTGGATGAAccaaatttaaactttgattatTATGAGGATTTGGATGTACTGGAATGGTGGAAGTATACTCAGAAACGCTTTCCAGAATTATCAAAGATGGCTTGTGACTTGCTGAGTATTCCCATTACGAATGTGGCGTCTAAGTTTGATTTTAGTATTGGTGCTCGAGTTCTTAGAAAGTACAGAAGCTCAACACTGTCAAAGAATCATCAAGCTTTCATTTGTAGTCGAACTTGGTTGTGTGGTTTTTACTGTAAAGGTAATTTCCTTCTGATATTCTGTTATCATAtatcaatttgtttttatttattttctgttttggtaatagatgaagatgaagatttaTGTGATTGTGATGAAGATCAATGTGAATGGGATtgtgatgaagatgaagatgaaaaggaagatgaagatgaagatgatgatgatgatgatgatgatggtgctcTAAATGGTTGA
- the LOC107605723 gene encoding F-box/FBD/LRR-repeat protein At1g13570, translating to MRREQVQPACHSDFEPDRLSCLPGHVIDQILSHLPLREAVRTSVLSSKWRYKWATLPNLVFDNQCHSVASQDHSDIKNKLLRIIDHVLLLHAGAINKFKLSHRDLIGVTDIDRWSLHLTRRSLKEFVLEIWKGQRYKIPSCLFACQSLVHLELFNCWLKPPSTFQGFKNLKSLDLQHVTLAQDVFENLISSCPMLERLTLMNFDGFANLNIDAPNLQFFDIGGKFEDISFENTFQLSVVSIGLYLNFETNQNRLRGSSSNLLKFFVHLPHVRRLEVQSYFLKYLAIGAVPLKLPRPCIDLSYLSIRMNFNDSKEISTALCLLRSSPNLQELEVLARPDEQNVLIHPYCGEDEYCSCPIMQLRHVRIDGVSGTKPELDFISFLLLYSPVLERMTVKPVSSGVTELMKELLRFRRASGRAEIIYQESP from the exons ATG CGACGAGAACAAGTCCAGCCCGCTTGCCATTCAGATTTTGAGCCAGATAGATTGAGTTGCTTACCTGGTCATGTTATAGACCAAATTCTTTCGCATTTGCCCCTTCGGGAAGCAGTGAGAACAAGTGTGTTATCAAGCAAATGGAGGTACAAATGGGCAACGCTACCAAATCTTGTGTTTGATAACCAATGTCACTCGGTAGCTTCCCAAGATCATTCAGATATCAAGAACAAGCTTTTGAGAATCATCGATCACGTACTTTTACTTCATGCTGGGGCAATCAACAAGTTCAAGCTCTCCCATCGCGATCTCATTGGTGTGACTGATATTGATCGTTGGTCACTTCATCTAACCAGAAGGTCTCTCAAGGAGTTTGTGCTGGAAATCTGGAAAGGGCAGCGCTATAAGATACCATCGTGCTTATTTGCTTGTCAAAGTTTAGTTCATTTAGAATTGTTTAATTGTTGGCTTAAGCCTCCATCGACATTTCAAGGCTTTAAGAACTTGAAGAGTCTTGATCTGCAGCATGTTACCTTGGCTCAAGATGTGTTTGAAAACTTAATATCTAGCTGCCCTATGCTGGAACGATTAACGTTGATGAACTTTGATGGTTTCGCTAATCTCAACATTGATGCACCTAATCTTCAATTTTTTGACATTGGAGGCAAATTTGAAGATATCAGCTTCGAGAACACTTTCCAGTTATCTGTAGTATCCATTGGTTTGTATTTGAACTTTGAAACCAATCAAAATAGATTGCGTGGCAGTTCAAGCAATTTGCTCAAGTTTTTTGTTCATCTCCCTCATGTTCGAAGGCTAGAGGTTCAAAGCTATTTCTTAAAG TATTTGGCAATAGGGGCTGTGCCGCTAAAGCTTCCAAGACCATGCATTGATCTTAGTTACCTCTCCATTCGTATGAACTTCAATGATTCAAAGGAAATTTCAACTGCTTTATGCCTGCTAAGAAGCTCTCCTAATCTGCAAGAACTAGAAGTATTG GCTCGCCCTGATGAGCAGAACGTCCTGATACACCCTTATTGCGGGGAAGATGAATATTGTAGTTGTCCTATCATGCAACTGCGACATGTGAGGATAGATGGTGTCTCTGGTACCAAACCCGAATTAGATTTTATCAGTTTTCTGCTTCTGTATTCGCCGGTGCTAGAAAGGATGACTGTGAAGCCGGTTTCAAGCGGAGTGACTGAGTTGATGAAAGAGTTATTAAGGTTCAGGAGAGCTTCAGGGCGAGCTGAAATCATTTACCAAGAATCTCCTTGA
- the LOC107648581 gene encoding zinc finger BED domain-containing protein RICESLEEPER 2-like isoform X2, translated as MELCDQSVSQPSAKRESEDFTHVAESEEPTCKRCKLTISDCWNFFTKIGVGKDGSERARCNACRREFKVEDRLDGTALLIHHIEQCDEIEVEDARQLVNDTEGQSKYPEIFQLVLRKMAVGMVLESDFPIGAFYRGPFLRWVQYLNPNVMPISSDTIRADVLKIHMREKEKLKQTLASIPNRICLTSYLWTTCTTELYICLSAHFVDSNWKLNSKILDFCYISHPYNGFEISSEIQECLREWGIEKKIFSLTYDNDPDNDGMQENLKTNLSVENWLLCDGEFFNVRCCAHIFNLIVQEGLEACNDVLDKIRESVAYVTASKSRRIEFKKCVGTLGGKATRLELRRDNPTRLNSTYLMLECAVKRQSTFANFQVNDHDFKCCPSVEEWKRAEKMYKFLLPVYDITKLFSDTSYPTSNLYFLQIHQIQLTLQESLNSEDEAIRSVGEKMLREFKTYWEEYSVVLGLSAVLDPRIKLSSLEFLFSKIDHSTSHEKTEHVKRKLYKLFEGYTSNNNIPSTTSNVQSATPTRSHPAPSSSAGLNEMKQRMFGALKHHELALRVGKSQLDVYLDEPNLNFDYYEDLDVLEWWKYTQKRFPELSKMACDLLSIPITNVASKFDFSIGARVLRKYRSSTLSKNHQAFICSRTWLCGFYCKDEDEDLCDCDEDQCEWDCDEDEDEKEDEDEDDDDDDDDGALNG; from the exons atGGAATTGTGTGACCAATCTGTTAGTCAGCCAAGTGCGAAAAGGGAATCTGAAGATTTCACACATGTAGCTGAATCCGAAGAACCTACCTGTAAAAGATGTAAACTAACAATCTCTGATTGTTGGAATTTTTTCACCAAAATTGGTGTTGGAAAGGATGGAAGTGAAAGGGCTAGGTGTAATGCTTGTCGAAGGGAATTTAAAGTTGAGGATCGTTTAGATGGGACCGCGTTATTAATCCACCATATCGAACAATGTGATGAAATTGAAGTTGAAGATGCTCGTCAACTAGTTAATGATACGGAAGGGCAATCAAAGTATCCTGAGATATTCCAATTGGTATTACGTAAGATGGCTGTTGGCATGGTACTTGAGAGTGATTTTCCAATAGGGGCATTTTATCGAGGGCCCTTTCTAAGGTGGGTGCAATATTTGAATCCAAATGTAATGCCCATCTCTAGTGATACTATTAGAGCTGATGTGTTGAAGATTCatatgagagagaaggagaagctTAAACAAACACTAGCAAGTATTCCTAATAGGATTTGTCTAACTTCCTATCTATGGACAACTTGTACTACTGAGCTTTATATATGTTTGAGTGCACATTTTGTTGATTCAAACTGGAAGTTGAATAGCAAAATTCTTGATTTTTGCTACATATCTCATCCTTACAATGGATTTGAAATATCTTCAGAAATTCAAGAATGTTTGAGGGAGTGGGGAATAGAGAAAAAGATTTTTTCTCTCACTTATGACAATGATCCAGACAATGATGGCATGCAAGAAAATCTGAAAACTAATTTGTCTGTGGAAAACTGGTTGTTATGTGACGGAGAGTTTTTTAATGTGAGGTGTTGTGCCCATATTTTTAATCTTATTGTGCAAGAAGGATTGGAAGCATGTAATGATGTATTGGACAAGATTAGGGAAAGTGTTGCATATGTGACGGCATCAAAGAGTAGGAGGATAGAGTTTAAAAAATGTGTTGGAACGCTCGGTGGTAAAGCCACCAGGCTTGAATTACGTCGAGATAATCCTACTAGATTGAATTCAACCTATTTGATGCTTGAATGTGCTGTCAAAAGACAGAGTACATTTGCCAACTTTCAAGTGAACGATCATGATTTTAAGTGCTGTCCTTCTGTGGAAGAGTGGAAAAGAGCCGAAAAGATGTATAAATTCTTACTTCCCGTCTATGACATTACCAAATTGTTTTCCGATACATCATATCCCACTTCCAACTTATACTTTTTACAAATTCACCAAATTCAACTGACCCTGCAAGAAAGTTTAAATAGTGAAGATGAGGCGATAAGGAGTGTGGGAGAAAAAATGCTGAGAGAATTTAAGACATATTGGGAGGAGTATAGTGTTGTGCTTGGACTTTCAGCAGTTCTTGATCCTCGGATTAAGCTTTCTTCTTTGGAGTttctcttttcaaaaattgatcatTCTACAAGTCATGAGAAGACAGAGCATGTGAAAAGAAAGTTGTATAAGCTTTTTGAGGGATATACAAGCAACAACAACATTCCCTCTACTACTTCCAATGTGCAGAGTGCTACTCCAACTCGTTCCCATCCTGCACCATCAAGTTCAGCTGGATTAAATGAAATGAAGCAGAGAATGTTTGGT GCATTGAAACATCATGAACTTGCACTAAGAGTTGGAAAGAGTCAACTTGATGTCTATCTGGATGAAccaaatttaaactttgattatTATGAGGATTTGGATGTACTGGAATGGTGGAAGTATACTCAGAAACGCTTTCCAGAATTATCAAAGATGGCTTGTGACTTGCTGAGTATTCCCATTACGAATGTGGCGTCTAAGTTTGATTTTAGTATTGGTGCTCGAGTTCTTAGAAAGTACAGAAGCTCAACACTGTCAAAGAATCATCAAGCTTTCATTTGTAGTCGAACTTGGTTGTGTGGTTTTTACTGTAAAG atgaagatgaagatttaTGTGATTGTGATGAAGATCAATGTGAATGGGATtgtgatgaagatgaagatgaaaaggaagatgaagatgaagatgatgatgatgatgatgatgatggtgctcTAAATGGTTGA